The Kazachstania africana CBS 2517 chromosome 8, complete genome genome contains a region encoding:
- the HDA1 gene encoding histone deacetylase HDA1 (similar to Saccharomyces cerevisiae HDA1 (YNL021W); ancestral locus Anc_2.285) has protein sequence MQSNMTSSAMEGSTKRKQEEENLESLNVVPKRQVIVPTKKPQVHYIPLKTGLCYDVRMRYHAKIFTSYFEYIDPHPEDPRRIYRIYKILAENGLINDTMLSGVDDIGDIMLKIPVREATADEILEVHSREHLEFLESTTTMNREVLLKETEKGDSVYFNNDSYMSAKLSCGGAIEACKAVVEGKVKNALAVVRPPGHHSEPESSGGFCLFSNVAVAAKNILKNYPESVRKIMILDWDIHHGNGTQKAFYQDERVLYVSLHRFEAGKYYPGTVQGQYDQCGEGKGEGFNCNITWPTGGVGDAEYMWAFEQIVMPMGREFQPDLVIISSGFDAADGDVIGQCHVTPSCYGHMTHMLKSLARGNLVVVLEGGYNLDSIAISALSVAKTLIGEPPDELPDPLKDPKPEALEMIYKVIKIQSKYWKCFKRRHGNYNINFSEVASDTLATKTFPLQTAIRQQQYYNLFKEYDFVKFPTANLKLPDDLILCSPNIHTAETVIIIVHDTPQIWLEKDIISNTVDPCSSIIIDSTLDFLKWAHNRKYGIIDVNIPQSLIYGDENPDNYSSLINAQEILLFLWDNHIKFLNEVNKIAFIGVGDSVSGVVHLLGHRDTKERVKAVINFMADKQLKPLVPLVDESLSDWYFKNSLVFSNRTHPCWGDKENKKPRKKYGRVLRCDTDGLNSTIEERFDEATDFILDSFEEWSDSE, from the coding sequence ATGCAGTCAAACATGACTTCTTCAGCGATGGAAGGCTCTACGAAGAGGAAGcaagaagaggaaaatcTAGAAAGTTTGAATGTGGTTCCTAAGAGACAAGTGATTGTCCCTACAAAGAAACCACAAGTTCATTACATACCGTTGAAGACGGGTCTCTGTTATGACGTGAGAATGAGATACCATGCAAAGATCTTCACGTCATATTTCGAATACATAGATCCTCATCCAGAGGATCCTCGAAGAATCTATCGTATCTACAAGATCCTCGCGGAAAACGGTCTCATTAATGATACTATGTTAAGTGGTGTTGATGATATTGGTGATATTATGCTAAAGATCCCCGTCAGGGAAGCCACTGCTGATGAAATCCTAGAAGTTCATTCCCGTGAACATTTAGAATTTCTGGAAAGCACAACGACAATGAATAGGGAAGTTTTACTGAAGGAAACTGAGAAAGGTGATTCCGTATATTTTAATAACGATTCCTACATGAGCGCTAAGTTATCCTGTGGGGGCGCAATCGAAGCTTGCAAAGCTGTTGTTGAAGGTAAAGTCAAGAATGCATTGGCAGTAGTCAGACCTCCGGGACATCACTCTGAACCAGAATCATCTGGTGGGTTTTGTCTTTTCAGTAACGTAGCTGTTGCTGCTAAAAATATCCTAAAAAATTATCCTGAAAGtgtaagaaaaataatgatcTTAGATTGGGATATTCACCATGGTAACGGTACTCAAAAGGCTTTCTATCAAGATGAGAGAGTCTTATACGTTTCCCTGCATAGGTTCGAAGCAGGTAAGTACTATCCTGGCACGGTCCAAGGCCAATACGACCAATGCGGTGAAGGTAAAGGTGAAGGTTTCAATTGTAATATTACTTGGCCCACCGGTGGTGTTGGTGATGCAGAATATATGTGGGCATTTGAACAAATCGTCATGCCAATGGGAAGAGAGTTTCAACCAGATTTGGTGATTATATCTTCAGGATTTGACGCAGCTGATGGTGATGTCATCGGTCAGTGTCATGTTACTCCAAGTTGCTATGGTCATATGACACATATGTTGAAGTCTTTAGCAAGAGGTAACCTTGTTGTGGTTCTTGAAGGTGGTTATAATTTAGATTCTATTGCAATTAGTGCATTAAGCGTGGCCAAGACGTTGATTGGTGAACCACCTGATGAACTTCCGGACCCATTGAAGGATCCCAAACCAGAGGCCCTGGAAATGATTTATAAAGTTATAAAAATCCAAAGTAAATACTGGAAATGTTTCAAACGGAGACATGGTAATTATAACATAAATTTCAGTGAAGTCGCTAGTGATACGCTCGCAACGAAAACTTTCCCATTACAAACAGCTATACGTCAACAGCAATATTACAACcttttcaaagaatatgACTTCGTTAAGTTTCCCACAGCAAACCTTAAGCTACCGGATGATTTGATTCTTTGTTCTCCAAATATTCATACAGCAGAAACTGTAATAATCATAGTCCATGATACGCCTCAAATATGGcttgaaaaagatataatatcaaataCTGTTGATCCATGTTCTTCCATAATCATAGACTCCACTCTCGATTTTCTCAAATGGGCCCACAATAGGAAATACGGTATAATTGACGTCAATATACCGCAGTCACTAATATACGGTGACGAAAATCCAGATAATTATTCGTCCTTGATCAATgctcaagaaattttactCTTCCTATGGGATAATCATATTAAGTTTCTCAACGAAGTGAACAAGATTGCATTTATTGGTGTTGGTGATTCAGTTTCAGGCGTGGTACACTTGTTAGGTCATAGAGACACCAAGGAAAGAGTAAAAGCCGTAATCAATTTTATGGCTGATAAACAACTGAAACCGCTGGTTCCATTAGTGGACGAATCATTAAGCGATTGGTACTTTAAGAATTCTCTGGTCTTTTCAAATAGAACACATCCTTGTTGGGgtgataaagaaaacaaaaaaccaagaaagaaatacGGTAGAGTATTAAGGTGCGATACTGATGGATTGAATAGTACCATCGAGGAAAGATTTGACGAAGCCACTGATTTTATACTGgattcttttgaagaatggAGCGATAGTGAATAA
- the ARK1 gene encoding serine/threonine protein kinase ARK1 (similar to Saccharomyces cerevisiae PRK1 (YIL095W) and ARK1 (YNL020C); ancestral locus Anc_2.284), whose translation MNQPKIDTYHPGTILPVGSHQVRIIKYITSGGFAQIYTVEISPPDSFCDSNIACLKRVIVPDKPSLNTLRAEVDAMKLLRNNKHVVSYIDSHASKSNFNNGSYEVFLLMEYCERGGLIDFMNTRLQNRLTESEVLSITSQVAQGIAAMHALQPPLLHRDIKIENVLISKSNQYKICDFGSVSGIIRPPHNPQELQYVQHDVLKNTTAQYRSPEMIDFYRGLPIDEKSDIWAIGVFLYKLCYYTTPFEKNGGEAAILSARYEYPNFPIYSERLKHLIHAMLMENPHQRPNIYQVIEEISKMQNVPCPIVNFYLVTQQQKHKMVQLQPIPVNTLNVSQTHPILQDGKQRILEQHSSSPMIDHQLKKIKRFH comes from the coding sequence ATGAATCaaccaaaaattgatacGTATCATCCCGGTACAATCCTACCAGTAGGTTCCCATCAAGTTAGAAtcattaaatatataacAAGCGGAGGCTTTGCACAGATTTATACAGTGGAAATATCGCCTCCAGATTCCTTTTGTGATTCAAATATTGCATGTTTAAAGAGAGTAATCGTGCCGGATAAACCAAGTCTTAATACATTAAGGGCAGAAGTTGATGCCatgaaattattaagaaataataaGCATGTCGTATCTTATATCGATTCTCATGCATccaaatcaaatttcaataatggtTCCTATGAAGTCTTCCTATTAATGGAATATTGTGAAAGAGGTGGTCTTATCGATTTCATGAACACAAGACTACAAAATAGATTGACTGAATCTGAGGTCTTAAGCATTACTAGCCAAGTTGCTCAGGGTATAGCAGCAATGCATGCATTACAGCCCCCTCTTTTGCATCGtgatatcaaaattgaGAACGTATTAATCTCAAAATCGAATCAATATAAGATTTGTGATTTCGGGTCTGTATCAGGAATAATTAGACCCCCTCATAATCCACAGGAGTTGCAATACGTTCAGCACGATGTCTTGAAGAATACCACGGCTCAATACAGGTCTCCAGAGATGATTGATTTTTATCGTGGTTTACccattgatgaaaaatcagATATTTGGGCCATTGGTGTCTTCTTGTACAAATTATGTTACTATACGACTccatttgagaaaaatggCGGTGAAGCTGCAATCTTAAGTGCAAGATATGAATATCCAAACTTCCCTATCTATTCAGAACGTTTAAAACATTTGATTCATGCGATGCTTATGGAAAATCCTCATCAAAGACCAAATATTTATCAAgtcattgaagaaatttcaaagatgcAAAACGTCCCCTGTCCAATAGTCAATTTCTATCTCGTTACGCAACAACAGAAACATAAAATGGTCCAACTACAACCAATTCCTGTAAATACCTTAAATGTGAGCCAGACTCATCCAATATTACAAGATGGTAAGCAAAGAATTCTAGAACAACATAGTTCCTCTCCAATGATAGATCATCAActtaaaaaaatcaaacgTTTCCATTAA
- the KAFR0H03340 gene encoding uncharacterized protein (similar to Saccharomyces cerevisiae YNL035C; ancestral locus Anc_2.283): MSYSLVQEQSFGSDNWCLKFQPLYNHGLLTSLSNGEVKLLDWETLNPVRNFKIDQVSINSMKLINNDYNNASLFATATLNSVKIYDIKSNDCIATITNDKKSPFLSLDSRHDMLACGTELQGVDAELYIYDVRNWSSPVKSFVDSHHDDITDIKFHPSDSNFLLSGSTDGYTNVYDLTQQEEDDALYQVINYASIHSCGWLSPRRIYTLSHMETFSISELNDRTDELREPQPLDFGDIRDQWNCDYVIDIYPGYIATGRSQEGNGNLQIIPMDGETVESSKAITIDRAHSDEVIRDVFIPRNHHNVLYSCGEDGTVKSWKSPHSQSTALEEFWDYSQRFNVFEQSQSPAPKKKHSKKKKHAIRYKPY, from the coding sequence ATGTCTTACTCACTGGTGCAAGAACAATCTTTTGGATCCGATAATTGGTGCCTTAAATTCCAACCGTTGTACAATCACGGTCTTTTAACAAGTTTAAGTAATGGCGAAGTTAAACTGTTAGACTGGGAGACTTTGAATCCGGTacgaaatttcaaaattgatcaagTCTCCATTAATTCCatgaaattaatcaatAATGATTACAATAATGCATCGTTATTTGCCACAGCAACTTTAAATTCTGTGAAAATTTATGACATTAAATCTAACGATTGCATAGCGACAATCACAAACGACAAAAAATCCCCCTTCTTGTCGCTGGACTCTCGACATGACATGCTAGCATGCGGTACCGAGTTGCAAGGTGTTGATGCGGAGCTATACATTTACGATGTGAGAAATTGGTCATCCCCAGTGAAATCCTTTGTTGATTCACACCACGATGACATCACAGACATTAAATTCCATCCATCTGATAGCAACTTCCTACTGAGTGGGTCTACCGACGGATATACGAACGTTTACGATCTCACACAGCAGGAAGAGGACGATGCGTTGTACCAAGTGATCAATTATGCATCGATTCATTCATGTGGTTGGTTATCACCAAGAAGAATCTACACACTATCACACATGgaaactttttcaatcaGTGAACTGAATGACAGAACTGACGAGTTGAGAGAACCACAACCACTTGACTTCGGTGACATTAGAGATCAATGGAATTGTGACTACGTTATCGACATCTACCCAGGTTACATTGCTACAGGTAGATCCCAAGAAGGGAACGGTAATTTGCAAATCATTCCCATGGACGGTGAAACTGTCGAATCTTCAAAAGCCATCACCATAGACAGGGCACACAGCGATGAGGTCATCAGAGACGTCTTCATCCCAAGAAATCACCACAACGTCCTCTACTCCTGCGGAGAAGACGGAACAGTCAAGTCATGGAAATCCCCCCACTCACAATCGACTGCCTTGGAGGAGTTCTGGGATTACTCTCAAAGATTCAACGTGTTCGAACAATCGCAATCACCGGCACCAAAAAAGAAgcattcaaagaagaagaaacatgCTATACGTTATAAACCATACTGA
- the BDP1 gene encoding transcription factor TFIIIB subunit BDP1 (similar to Saccharomyces cerevisiae BDP1 (YNL039W); ancestral locus Anc_2.282): MSSVVNKSGTRFAPKVRQRRTATASPVPLLTQRLPAKTNVIEDKPSDVEKSNSDREDDMHDREDRALVRGNEEDAKVSISMDVSPVEKPSTLSRDELFTFLDTSTQRSKPHVVQARSSRLNSLTHHLLGTIDAKPVFKPSYNEMTVPPTRRLSTISNGNRNPNTLPRRIRINSLLDNASPNDDTLRSIKKRRKSSASRRKSTSTHRLSVVSKIKRDPALDTDGIYDRNGNVHDPFKIRSIKDLPKKIEEKDSSRYTIDESIFTMADLCKPTLPIGEISDNFERANQATRSKLEKRKKRRELRQKAREDFKSLQALNKEEDERLKQERKEAAEKFLNRDVPEYQETPTQGIKLKLNPDGQINVDEESTVVDRHKNASLENAHKEKVDENPFENLYNYGTYGKGSYTDPWKTEELIKFYKALSMWGTDFNVISQLFPYRTRRQIKSKFISEEKKHPVMVELALRSKLPPDFVQYCTDIKKEIGTVDDFNKKIEELQINHENNLKELERAKENAKLEDIKTQNELENSPINKKSAGGLMSNDLKNYRKSEVVLGTIDDIKRQREETAKKEEDDENDGDVSTAAE; the protein is encoded by the coding sequence ATGAGTAGTGTTGTTAATAAAAGTGGTACCAGATTTGCTCCTAAGGTCAGACAACGTAGGACCGCTACGGCTAGTCCTGTGCCGTTGTTGACGCAACGATTGCCCGCTAAGACGAATgtcattgaagataaacCTAGtgatgttgaaaaatcaaatagtGATAGAGAAGATGACATGCATGATAGAGAGGATAGAGCGCTTGTTAGGGgtaatgaagaagacgcAAAAGTGTCTATTAGTATGGACGTGAGTCCCGTGGAGAAACCGTCGACGCTATCAAGAGATGAGCTTTTCACATTTTTGGATACTAGTACTCAACGATCAAAACCTCATGTCGTACAAGCACGTTCTAGTAGATTAAACTCGTTGACACACCATCTCCTAGGTACAATCGACGCTAAACCCGTATTCAAACCGTCCTACAATGAAATGACTGTCCCGCCAACGAGAAGACTCTCCACCATATCAAACGGTAATCGTAATCCGAACACCTTAccaagaagaattagaatcAATAGTCTTCTAGATAATGCTAGTCCAAATGATGATACTTTGAGATCGATAAAGAAACGTAGAAAATCGTCTGCTTCACGCAGAAAATCAACTTCAACACATAGATTGAGTGTTGTTTCAAAGATTAAACGTGATCCAGCGCTTGATACTGATGGAATATACGACAGAAATGGTAACGTACATGATCCATTCAAGATTAGAAGTATCAAAGAtcttccaaaaaaaatagaagaaaaagattcCTCACGTTATACTATTGACGAATCAATTTTTACTATGGCGGATCTTTGTAAACCAACTTTACCCATTGGTGAAATttcagataattttgaGAGAGCCAATCAGGCAACAAGAAGCAAATTAGAAAAACGTAAAAAGAGAAGAGAGTTGAGACAAAAAGCACGTGAAGACTTTAAATCATTACAAGCTCTTAATAAAGAAGAGGATGAGAGATTGAAACAAGAACGTAAGGAAGCTGCAGAAAAGTTTTTAAATAGAGATGTTCCAGAATATCAAGAGACTCCCACACAAGgtatcaaattgaaattgaaccCTGACGGTCAAATTAACGTCGATGAAGAATCCACTGTTGTGGATAGACATAAAAATGCTTCATTAGAAAATGCACATAAggaaaaagttgatgaGAATCCCTTTGAAAATCTATATAACTATGGGACTTACGGTAAGGGTTCATACACAGATCCATGGAAGACAGAAGAACTAATCAAGTTTTATAAAGCTCTTTCCATGTGGGGTACAGACTTCAATGTGATTTCTCAATTGTTTCCTTACAGGACAAGAAGACAAATTAAATCGAAATTTATTagtgaagagaaaaagcaCCCTGTAATGGTCGAGTTAGCATTGAGATCGAAACTACCGCCTGATTTTGTACAATATTGTACTGAtattaagaaagaaattggtaCTGTTGATGacttcaacaaaaaaattgaagaattacaGATTAATCATGAAAACAATTTGAAGGAATTGGAAAGAGCTAAAGAAAATGCTAAATTGGAAGATATAAAGACTCAGAACGAACTCGAAAATAGCCCAATCAACAAGAAATCTGCTGGTGGTCTCATGAGTAACGATCTAAAGAACTATAGAAAATCTGAAGTGGTTCTTGGTACGATCGACGATATCAAAAGACAACGTGAAGAAACTGccaagaaagaagaagatgacgaaAATGATGGTGACGTTTCTACTGCTGCTGAGTAG
- the GPI15 gene encoding phosphatidylinositol N-acetylglucosaminyltransferase GPI15 (similar to Saccharomyces cerevisiae GPI15 (YNL038W); ancestral locus Anc_2.281), translated as MKDDRVIVRRGYVLIVNEDADGNYIKFEVQSRSFTVRKYINVAMLILLCSLLHRNMNRISHLLRLPQEYHTHFQVISMVLCCLVFKDKTVDSLSIIKNYGIQTTKIGGLSILPYGVNKALFTQHEFIPRYTVVDLVINEGFFKGFQVVFYLAVIIRDINELKLLFMSNPIKLDDQRLIYQMSRNYLCEEGNGSE; from the coding sequence ATGAAAGATGACCGTGTAATTGTGAGAAGAGGATATGTGCTGATAGTTAATGAGGATGCCGATGGTAATTATATCAAGTTTGAAGTACAGTCGAGGTCGTTTACTGTGcgtaaatatataaacgTTGCGATGCTTATATTACTCTGCTCTTTATTGCATAGAAACATGAATAGGATATCGCACCTTCTGAGGCTACCACAGGAATACCATACACATTTTCAAGTGATATCGATGGTTCTTTGCTGTCttgttttcaaagataaaacGGTAGACTCGTTGtcaattattaaaaattacGGTATACAAACTACTAAAATCGGTGGACTTTCAATATTGCCTTACGGTGTGAATAAGGCTCTTTTCACACAACACGAGTTCATACCAAGGTATACTGTTGTTGATCTGGTTATCAATGAGGGATTTTTCAAAGGTTTCCAAGTGGTATTCTATCTTGCAGTTATTATCAGGGATATCAACGAATTGAAGCTTTTATTCATGTCAAATCCTATAAAATTAGATGATCAGAGACTAATTTACCAAATGTCAAGAAATTATCTATGTGAAGAGGGAAATGGTTCGGAATGA
- the SGA1 gene encoding glucan 1,4-alpha-glucosidase (similar to Saccharomyces cerevisiae SGA1 (YIL099W); ancestral locus Anc_2.276), with amino-acid sequence MITNLRCKDNRKDDSISISPRSHLLKLRYYLSLSITCILLVSLIWEQVHSTDTFKSYSHQKFIIDNFRLDSPIQLKPISSKSITQTEFENWLDLQFGISKERLLHNIFSDNGTMVAGTSNEHPNYYFQWTRDSAITMNTVVNEFRDDKTLLGIILNYISNAYNLQRLDNLSGKFTLEDKFKNLGEPKYNIDNSPYDANWGRPQNDGPALRIITIVNFLNTIDNSVELNLAELIKTSKLTNLHFNDEFDLINRILYYDLKFLILNFNQPCFDLWEEIYDVHFFTVITQLYAIKLSINLLEHYQTTFKFIANNDEGLLNELKSTYDNIFKLLFTKDKYINSSKSFIVESPNHLDERSGLDIAVILGSLITHPIVNNVKDILPFFTPLDSGILNTLHGLVKTMTIMYPINHSKINLNAGVALGRYPEDIYDGIGTSEANPWFLATLTASQLILTFINGVKNSEKDIVINYDNYKFWSLIFEQDVEKKSFEFRIPYNSQAFNQTMTHLFQFSDSFIEVAREHIDSRNGEMSEQFNKFTGFLTGAQNLTWSYSSFMDTYKLRSIIAELV; translated from the coding sequence ATGATAACAAACTTACGCTGCAAGGATAACAGAAAAGATGATAGTATTTCAATTAGTCCGAGATCtcatttattaaaattgagATACTATCTATCGCTATCGATAACATGTATACTTTTGGTTTCGTTAATCTGGGAACAAGTTCACTCCACTGACACCTTTAAGAGTTATTCACATCAAAAGTTCATAATTGATAACTTTCGACTGGATAGTCCCATACAATTGAaaccaatttcttcaaagagTATTACACAAacagaatttgaaaattggttGGATTTACAATTTGGAATCTCTAAGGAAAGATTACTTCATAATATATTCAGTGATAATGGTACCATGGTGGCAGGTACATCGAATGAACATCCGAATTATTATTTCCAATGGACTAGAGATTCAGCAATTACAATGAATACCGTAGTTAATGAATTTCGAGACGACAAAACCCTGTTGGGAATTATTCTTAACTATATTAGTAATGCTTACAACTTACAAAGATTAGACAATCTCTCAGGTAAATTTACACTCGAGGAtaaattcaagaatttagGTGAGccaaaatataatatcgATAATAGTCCATATGATGCTAATTGGGGGAGGCCCCAAAATGATGGGCCTGCATTAAGAATAATTAcaattgtaaattttctCAATACAATTGATAATTCAGTCGAGTTGAATTTAGCTGAATTGATCAAAACTTCAAAACTCACTAACTTACACTTTAATGACGAATTCGATTTAATAAATAGGATCCTATATTacgatttgaaatttttaatattaaatttcaatCAACCATGTTTTGACCTTTGGGAAGAAATCTATGATGTCCATTTTTTCACGGTAATTACTCAATTATATGCTATTAAATTGAGTATCAATTTATTAGAGCACTACCAGACTACATTCAAGTTTATCGCCAACAATGATGAAGGATTACttaatgaattgaaatctacttatgataatatttttaaattgttGTTTACTAAGGACAAATACATTAACTCTTCGAAGAGTTTCATTGTAGAATCACCAAATCATTTGGATGAGAGATCAGGTTTAGATATTGCTGTAATATTGGGTTCCTTAATTACACATCCAATTGTAAATAATGTAAAGGACATTTTGCCATTTTTCACACCTTTAGATTCTGGAATATTGAACACTCTACATGGGCTAGTAAAGACAATGACAATTATGTATCCAATTAATCATAGTAAGATTAATTTGAATGCTGGCGTAGCATTAGGAAGATACCCAGAAGATATATACGATGGAATTGGCACTTCGGAGGCAAATCCATGGTTTCTAGCCACATTAACGGCTTCACAGTTGATATTGACCTTTATAAATGGTGTTAAGAACAGTGAGAAAGATATTGTTATTAATTATGataattataaattttggTCATTAATCTTCGAACAAGACGTCGAaaagaaatcttttgaatttagaaTACCATACAATTCTCAAGCATTCAACCAAACAATGACACATTTGTTCCAATTTAGTGATTCATTTATTGAAGTAGCAAGAGAACATATTGATTCAAGGAATGGTGAAATGAGTGAACAGTTTAACAAATTCACTGGATTCTTGACGGGTGCTCAAAATTTGACCTGGTCATACTCTTCGTTCATGGATACTTACAAACTCAGATCAATTATAGCTGAATTGgtttaa
- the KAFR0H03380 gene encoding uncharacterized protein (similar to Saccharomyces cerevisiae XBP1 (YIL101C); ancestral locus Anc_2.274): MSQDKTSTEYAVYTLNPSDVKLTDSPLDDYQRLYFATLFANNGKEASIKTFAKDLSIRKSTYKSGMAQVFKNPPYLNNVPINDTKDNLLQCFEFQLPDFKLALTAGENVGAKSFSLDEDVKQQLCLDKCSNQLLNAIIQDSSNHSNYDSSLTKNQQFKLKKIDHNLQAADKIINPNNCILWGYETGSVFLTGIWRLYQDVMRGLIMSNRQMEDSKSLQNICKTDYEYILTHAFYDSLQDHEFQTTRRRSSSGSIGEGSIQQFINETQSNNVTYTDLHWNNLSKELKNLILKNFKDFLINEKHLTEENLLNYNLNNLIQRIRGGYIKIQGTWLPMEIAKLICSRFCFPIRYFLVPLFGNDFPKQCEECHLLIQNNIKILMSMPKKGRAESKSHARKHDAAIKTQGITSPKRRRINASLSPRSVETTEPKGSKKKLKQSMNRPRQQSTSTKIIDLKLPFGQNPQFQLNVPPKPPNSRPSYLHSSSFSTIAQPRTRASISLPSFDTLVQNIPFINVNQQQQQQSQQPQQLLVQNLDNTTQPRHFSAPQQQAFSYYVPHNSYYYANPDRMSFDAATGPAQTHMPQMIATNNHPTVDTLSHLASFYNTHGHRYSYPHNLYVPQVNQNYMNTPRVMYQANTNSPQSIPPQARGNKKFIFERTTQNAPSGR; the protein is encoded by the coding sequence ATGTCTCAGGATAAAACTTCTACAGAATATGCGGTTTACACTTTGAATCCTTCTGATGTGAAGTTGACCGATAGCCCACTAGATGACTATCAAAGACTATATTTTGCCACTTTGTTTGCTAATAATGGTAAGGAAGCTTCGATCAAAACGTTTGCAAAGGATCTTTCTATCAGAAAATCAACTTATAAATCCGGTATGGCGCAAGTTTTCAAGAATCCtccatatttgaataaCGTACCAATTAATGATACGAAAGATAATCTGTTACAATGTTTCGAGTTTCAATTACCTGATTTTAAACTGGCTTTAACGGCAGGTGAAAATGTTGGCGCCAAATCATTCTCACTCGATGAAGATGTGAAACAACAACTTTGTCTCGATAAATGTTCGAACCAACTCTTAAATGCAATTATTCaagattcttcaaatcattcaaattacGATTCTTCACTAACTAAAAATCaacaattcaaattgaagaaaattgatCACAATTTACAGGCAGCCgataaaatcatcaatCCAAATAATTGCATACTATGGGGGTATGAAACCGGTTCTGTCTTTTTAACTGGTATTTGGAGATTATATCAGGATGTAATGAGAGGTTTGATTATGTCCAATAGACAAATGGAAGATTCGAAATCTTTGCAAAATATATGTAAAACTGATTATGAGTACATCTTGACCCATGCATTCTACGATTCTCTGCAAGATCACGAATTTCAAACTACAAGAAGACGAAGCAGCTCAGGTTCCATTGGTGAAGGATCTATTCAAcaatttattaatgaaaCGCAAAGTAATAATGTCACTTACACAGACTTACACTGGAATAATCTATcgaaagaattgaaaaacttaatattgaaaaattttaaagacTTCCttatcaatgaaaaacacttaactgaagaaaatcttttgaaCTATAATTTAAACAAtttaattcaaagaatcaGAGGTGGGTATATCAAGATTCAAGGTACATGGCTACCTATGGAAATTGCTAAATTAATTTGTAGTAGGTTTTGTTTTCCTATaagatattttcttgttccaTTGTTTGGTAATGATTTTCCTAAACAATGTGAAGAGTGTCATTTACTTATTCAgaataatatcaaaattttgatgtcaATGCCCAAAAAGGGCAGGGcagaatcaaaatcacATGCGAGGAAACATGACGCTGCTATCAAAACCCAAGGTATAACCAGCCCAAAGAGAAGGAGAATTAATGCTTCTTTATCTCCACGATCTGTTGAAACTACAGAACCTAAAggttcaaagaaaaaactgAAACAATCAATGAATAGACCACGGCAACAATCTACATCTACAAAGATAATAGATTTGAAACTTCCATTTGGTCAGAACCCTCAGTTTCAACTCAATGTACCTCCAAAACCACCGAATTCGAGACCTTCATATTTAcattcttcatctttttctaCAATCGCACAACCAAGAACAAGAGCTAGCATAAGCTTACCATCTTTTGATACATTAGTTCAAAATATCCCATTTATTAACGTTaatcaacaacaacaacaacaatcaCAGCAACCACAGCAATTATTGGTTCAGAACCTTGATAACACGACACAACCTCGTCATTTTAGTGCACCACAACAGCAAGCTTTCTCTTACTATGTTCCTCACAACTCTTATTACTATGCAAATCCAGATAGAATGTCGTTTGACGCTGCCACCGGACCAGCTCAAACTCATATGCCACAAATGATTGCAACCAACAATCATCCTACTGTTGACACGTTATCACATTTAGCATCTTTTTATAATACACATGGCCATAGATACTCATATCCACACAATTTGTACGTTCCTCAAGTCAACCAAAATTACATGAATACCCCAAGAGTCATGTATCAAGCGAATACTAATTCACCTCAAAGCATTCCACCACAAGCTAGAGGgaacaaaaaattcatatttgaaagGACAACGCAAAATGCACCATCAGGTAGATGA